DNA from Mesorhizobium sp. B2-1-1:
CGCCTGGTACGGTGATTACTACGGCGTTCTGGCGATGATGGTGAACAAGGATCTGGTCAAGGAATCGCCGAAGGACTGGGCCGATCTGCTGAAGCCGGAATTCGCCAATTCGGTGGCTCTCGCCGGTGATCCGCGCGCTTCGAACCAGGCCATCCAGGCGGTCTATGCCGCTGGCCTTTCGAGTGGAGCCGCGGCTGGCGAAGCCGCGGGCACCGCCGGCCTCGACTTCTTCAAGAAGCTCAATGCCGCCGGCAACTTCGTACCGGTCATCGGCAAGCCGGCGACACTCGCCCAGGGTCAGACCCCGATTCTGATCAACTGGGACTACAACGCGCTCGCCGGCCGTGACACGCTGAAGGGCAACCCGCCCGTCGACGTCGTCGTGCCGAAGACCGGCGTCGTCGCCGGCGTCTACGTGCAGGCGATCAGCGCCTATGCGCCGCATCCGAACGCAGCCAAGCTCTGGATGGAATACCTCTATTCCGACGAAGGCCAGATTGGCTGGCTCAAGGGCTATTGCCACCCGATCCGCTTCAACGATCTCGCCAAGAACGGCAAGATCCCGGCGGACGTCCTGGCCAAGCTGCCGCCGGCGGAAGCCTATGCTTCGGCGGTGTTCCCGACGCTGGACGAGCAGGGCAAGGCCAAGGAAGCCGTCACCAAGAACTGGGACTCCGTTGTCGGTGCCAACGTCAAGTAACAGTTGAAATCCACCGGGCGGCTTCGCGGCCGCCCGGTTCCCCCTCGAAGACGGTAGCCGGCGCATGACCGATCTCTCGCTTTCCAATCACGATGCCGCAGGCAAGACCGCGCCGCCCGCGGAGGCGCGCGCATTGCGATTGCCGACGCAATGGCTCGGCGTCGCACCGTTCTTCATCTTCGCCATCATGTTCCTGATTTTGCCCACGCTCTATCTGATGCTGGGCGCGTTCCAGAATGATGCCGGCGAATTCACGCTCGAGAACATCGTCGCGCTGGCGCAGCCGTCGATCGTTGCCGCTTACTGGATATCGATCAAGGTAAGCCTGGCCTCGGCGCTGATCGGCGCTTTCGCGGGCTTGGCCATCGCCATCGCCATCGTGCGCGGCGGGCTGCCGGACTGGATACGCTCGGCCACCCTGACCTTTTCCGGCGTCGCCTCCAATTTCGCGGGCGTGCCGCTGGCCTTCGCCTTCCTCGCCACGCTCGGCCGGCTCGGTCTTGCCACGGTGATCCTGAACACCGTGTTCGGCCTAAA
Protein-coding regions in this window:
- a CDS encoding ABC transporter substrate-binding protein, giving the protein MFKFTGKVLSLSAAALFASTVISSAAPLDDLVKAAKAEGQLTTIALPHDWCGYGDVIAGFKAKYPEITINELNPDAGSGDEVEAIKANKDNKGPQAPDVIDVGLSFGPTAKADGLLMPYKVSTWDSIPDSAKDADGAWYGDYYGVLAMMVNKDLVKESPKDWADLLKPEFANSVALAGDPRASNQAIQAVYAAGLSSGAAAGEAAGTAGLDFFKKLNAAGNFVPVIGKPATLAQGQTPILINWDYNALAGRDTLKGNPPVDVVVPKTGVVAGVYVQAISAYAPHPNAAKLWMEYLYSDEGQIGWLKGYCHPIRFNDLAKNGKIPADVLAKLPPAEAYASAVFPTLDEQGKAKEAVTKNWDSVVGANVK
- a CDS encoding ABC transporter permease, with product MTDLSLSNHDAAGKTAPPAEARALRLPTQWLGVAPFFIFAIMFLILPTLYLMLGAFQNDAGEFTLENIVALAQPSIVAAYWISIKVSLASALIGAFAGLAIAIAIVRGGLPDWIRSATLTFSGVASNFAGVPLAFAFLATLGRLGLATVILNTVFGLNIYAHGFNILSFWGLTLTYVYFQIPLMVVIITPAIDGLKKEWGEAAATLGATTAQYWRIVVIPVIWPSFLGTVILLFANAFGAIATAYALTGSSLNIVPILLYAQIRGDVLHNAHLGYAIAFGMIVITGLANVFYIWFRTRSERWLK